The following proteins come from a genomic window of Thalassoglobus sp. JC818:
- a CDS encoding peptidylprolyl isomerase — protein sequence MPLALNSTTSNILRARTLFVVIIALFVASSSLFAANEEEQPIASVNRRPVTASQLRLQFFQQAGRSLAAQNNQEELIDKLIDRELIRQFLEKKKIEADSQMLARRMELLTSALERRGENLEDQLAKLEITTDDLEEMLAFEIAWRTYVTKTLDERRIREFWKSNQRDFDGTRVTASQIFLSFPSDATPKDRQQILERLSGIRDSVLSGKANFAHAASENSESPSKTQGGRIGSFERYGQVSDAIASVAFATSPGTISEPFTTEHGAHIVFVEEVSPGDLSLEDARPEVVNKLTQQMWNEQVATQRKTARIRVFTPTE from the coding sequence ATGCCGCTCGCATTGAACTCAACGACATCGAACATCCTCAGAGCGCGAACTCTTTTCGTGGTGATCATTGCTCTGTTTGTCGCGTCGTCGAGTTTGTTTGCAGCCAACGAAGAAGAACAGCCGATCGCGTCTGTGAATCGTCGTCCGGTGACCGCCAGTCAGCTACGATTGCAGTTCTTTCAGCAAGCTGGTCGTTCACTCGCTGCTCAAAACAACCAAGAGGAACTGATCGACAAATTGATCGACCGGGAACTCATTCGCCAGTTTCTCGAGAAAAAAAAGATTGAAGCTGACTCGCAGATGCTTGCTCGACGCATGGAGTTGCTGACGTCCGCACTGGAACGTCGCGGCGAAAACCTCGAGGACCAGCTGGCGAAGCTGGAAATCACCACTGATGACCTCGAAGAGATGCTTGCGTTCGAGATTGCCTGGCGAACCTACGTGACAAAAACTCTCGATGAGCGTAGGATTCGAGAGTTCTGGAAGTCCAATCAAAGAGACTTCGACGGAACTCGCGTCACAGCTTCTCAGATCTTCCTCAGCTTCCCATCTGATGCAACACCAAAAGATCGTCAGCAAATCCTGGAGCGACTCTCGGGTATTCGAGATTCTGTTCTCTCCGGAAAAGCAAACTTTGCACACGCAGCAAGTGAAAACTCAGAGAGCCCTTCGAAGACTCAGGGGGGACGAATCGGCAGCTTCGAAAGATACGGTCAGGTCTCGGACGCCATCGCGAGTGTTGCGTTTGCCACGTCTCCGGGAACAATCAGTGAACCGTTCACCACGGAACACGGTGCGCACATTGTCTTTGTCGAAGAAGTTTCTCCGGGAGACCTCAGCCTCGAAGACGCTCGTCCTGAAGTCGTCAACAAATTGACTCAGCAGATGTGGAACGAGCAAGTCGCGACTCAAAGGAAGACCGCCCGCATTCGTGTGTTCACTCCCACGGAATGA
- a CDS encoding STAS domain-containing protein, whose product MKTEVTMDDVRDHSILSCSARGNTLIVKPTGSIVGFEPRTFHNELHRIKTLMSSGEFRNLIFDLSGARYFGTELISAIVSLGKMVNESGQALVAEPSPDMRLVLEKMKVNLIVPIEDSTQQAISRVVEESPNDWLKRNKFLAIPMVVAVAIFGVFALTASTNLLNGVVGTQASRQYYVLTEQISEIEKIRSEENPSRAWTKFSARADGKLKPFLDTLRDQPARSPLNESLYQSTLAVWQLTVQDVVPSETSLESAKSKLAETARLISAEQGLTVAEVHSDDQNVNSQKSTLPADQRPVASE is encoded by the coding sequence ATGAAGACTGAAGTGACAATGGACGACGTGCGGGATCACAGCATTCTCAGCTGCTCCGCACGCGGAAATACGCTAATCGTGAAACCGACCGGCAGCATTGTCGGCTTCGAACCACGAACATTTCATAACGAGCTTCATCGAATCAAAACGCTGATGTCGTCCGGCGAGTTTCGCAATCTCATCTTTGATTTGAGCGGGGCGCGATATTTCGGCACAGAGCTGATCAGTGCCATTGTTTCGCTGGGGAAAATGGTCAACGAGTCTGGACAGGCACTCGTTGCCGAACCGTCTCCTGACATGAGACTCGTTCTCGAAAAGATGAAGGTCAATCTGATCGTGCCGATTGAAGACTCGACTCAGCAGGCGATCAGTCGAGTTGTCGAAGAGTCACCAAACGACTGGTTGAAACGCAATAAGTTCTTGGCAATCCCGATGGTCGTCGCTGTGGCAATTTTTGGAGTGTTTGCACTGACAGCGTCAACCAACCTGCTGAACGGCGTCGTCGGAACTCAGGCCTCGCGGCAGTATTACGTTTTAACTGAGCAAATCAGCGAGATCGAAAAGATTCGCAGCGAAGAAAACCCCAGCCGCGCTTGGACGAAATTTTCAGCAAGAGCTGACGGGAAACTCAAACCATTCCTCGACACATTGCGAGACCAACCGGCGCGATCGCCGTTGAACGAGTCGTTGTATCAATCAACACTCGCGGTTTGGCAACTGACCGTGCAAGACGTCGTCCCCTCTGAAACATCCCTTGAGTCAGCCAAATCAAAACTCGCTGAAACAGCACGTTTGATCTCAGCTGAGCAAGGGCTGACCGTGGCTGAAGTCCACTCTGACGACCAGAATGTCAATTCCCAGAAGAGCACGCTCCCAGCTGATCAACGTCCAGTCGCATCGGAATAA
- a CDS encoding cytochrome c3 family protein, translating to MNLHLPQKRNSLIGHFRLPAMILLGAACGAFLASCGQKSPEQVPTLESSNSKSDDDTIVILDSKGYVGHEKCRECHEGIHDVETNSPHARTFARTSDSEIADLMCGRSVEERQPYGTYEYSCDEEGLLVALPAIFPQRAFPLDFAVGSGEHAVTFLTLLKNKEGETIGIEHRMTRYTSDDALDATPGQDDLDPVIDVNLWGRTIPSEDVQRCIACHTTTATLEGSQLIQLTSGIFCERCHGPGEAHVQAAENADEALTLSSIRSGWTADEEIRMCGECHRLPDDIAPERLEAYPNSLVRFQPVGLLQSACFLESGRTLSCTSCHDPHAPVSSRTEAQQIQTCLNCHQDQEQTICPVSPKTNCIECHMPAMDLTRGIKFHDHWIRVRDPDESLGTGDVPHHVNP from the coding sequence ATGAACTTGCACCTGCCGCAGAAACGTAATTCTCTCATCGGTCATTTTCGTTTGCCGGCGATGATTCTCCTCGGCGCAGCATGCGGTGCCTTTCTGGCATCTTGTGGTCAGAAATCTCCGGAACAGGTTCCGACTCTGGAATCGAGCAACTCGAAATCAGACGATGACACGATCGTCATTCTGGATTCGAAGGGATACGTCGGTCATGAAAAGTGCCGGGAGTGTCACGAGGGGATTCATGACGTTGAGACAAATTCTCCACATGCGAGAACGTTTGCGAGGACGTCAGATTCCGAGATTGCGGATCTGATGTGTGGCCGCTCGGTTGAGGAACGACAGCCGTACGGGACTTACGAGTACAGCTGTGATGAAGAAGGCTTATTGGTCGCGCTTCCAGCAATCTTTCCGCAGCGGGCGTTTCCTCTCGACTTCGCGGTCGGGTCGGGGGAACATGCGGTCACGTTTCTGACCTTGCTCAAAAATAAAGAAGGGGAAACGATCGGGATTGAACATCGGATGACTCGATACACCTCCGATGATGCGCTCGATGCGACCCCCGGTCAGGACGATCTGGACCCTGTCATTGATGTCAATTTGTGGGGCAGGACGATTCCCTCGGAAGATGTCCAGCGGTGCATTGCGTGTCACACAACGACTGCCACGCTTGAGGGGAGCCAACTCATTCAATTGACCAGTGGCATTTTTTGCGAAAGATGCCATGGGCCGGGGGAGGCTCACGTGCAGGCTGCTGAAAATGCGGACGAGGCTCTGACGCTCTCGAGTATTCGAAGCGGTTGGACGGCCGATGAGGAAATCAGAATGTGCGGTGAGTGCCATCGACTGCCGGATGACATTGCTCCTGAAAGGCTGGAAGCGTACCCGAACTCGCTGGTCCGCTTTCAACCGGTCGGGCTCTTACAGAGTGCTTGCTTCCTGGAGTCTGGACGAACTCTCTCATGCACGTCATGTCACGATCCGCATGCTCCGGTCTCGTCTCGCACAGAGGCTCAGCAAATCCAGACCTGTTTGAACTGTCATCAGGATCAGGAACAGACGATATGCCCGGTTTCGCCGAAGACCAACTGCATCGAGTGTCATATGCCAGCGATGGATTTGACACGCGGAATCAAGTTTCATGACCACTGGATTCGCGTGCGAGATCCTGACGAGTCGCTCGGGACGGGAGATGTTCCGCATCACGTCAATCCGTAG
- a CDS encoding tetratricopeptide repeat protein yields the protein MPDTHEPADQQSPPDSRRSPWAGRILLLVILAAIGFGIWSSQQQTAIQQCQAALAAGEVDRARSILTHHLASNPKDQEARMLLALSYRETDPLEAIEIWSQVPENADEYLIAQRFIAEAGFKAYHSVAAEKALETILEQDPQDFASQLTLAELYFRDRAFQLALPEVRKVISLDPDRVKSYHLLAETLAGLNRQTEMIAPLQQALELDPDNYMTRSSLAYALKMSGELDEAEEHARWCLEETPSDVEVRVILAQVLRQSNRLDEAKDEVEQILQRSPNHLEANLLKGELFLFERKPEEAYEVLNPLYRRYPEDRRIIAPLLKAAAMSGRPQEAARLQEALLKAIPEKE from the coding sequence ATGCCGGATACTCACGAACCCGCCGACCAACAATCTCCTCCTGATTCTCGCCGTTCACCGTGGGCTGGCCGAATTCTGCTTTTGGTGATTCTCGCCGCAATCGGCTTCGGAATCTGGAGTTCGCAGCAGCAAACAGCCATCCAACAGTGCCAGGCAGCACTCGCTGCCGGGGAAGTCGACCGGGCTCGATCCATCCTCACCCATCATCTCGCTTCGAACCCGAAGGACCAGGAAGCTCGCATGCTTCTGGCTTTAAGCTACCGAGAAACCGATCCACTGGAAGCAATCGAAATCTGGTCACAAGTCCCAGAGAACGCAGACGAATATCTCATCGCCCAGCGATTTATCGCTGAAGCAGGCTTCAAGGCGTATCATTCTGTCGCTGCGGAAAAAGCTCTCGAAACGATCCTCGAACAGGACCCTCAGGATTTCGCATCGCAGCTCACACTCGCAGAACTGTACTTCCGAGACCGAGCGTTTCAGCTTGCGCTTCCGGAAGTCCGGAAAGTCATCAGCCTCGATCCCGATCGAGTGAAATCATATCACTTGCTGGCGGAGACCCTCGCCGGGCTGAATCGCCAAACAGAAATGATCGCCCCGCTGCAACAAGCGCTCGAGCTTGATCCGGACAACTACATGACCCGATCGAGCCTGGCATATGCATTGAAGATGTCAGGAGAACTCGACGAAGCAGAAGAACATGCTCGATGGTGCCTTGAAGAGACTCCATCCGATGTCGAAGTTCGAGTGATCCTCGCCCAAGTCCTGCGGCAGTCGAACCGGCTGGATGAAGCGAAAGACGAAGTCGAACAAATCCTGCAGCGTTCTCCCAATCACCTCGAAGCAAATCTTCTCAAAGGCGAACTTTTCCTCTTCGAGCGAAAACCTGAGGAAGCTTACGAGGTTCTCAATCCGTTGTATCGAAGGTACCCCGAAGACCGAAGAATTATCGCTCCACTTCTGAAAGCGGCTGCGATGAGCGGACGACCGCAGGAAGCAGCACGATTGCAAGAAGCCCTGCTGAAAGCCATTCCGGAAAAGGAATGA
- a CDS encoding sodium:proton antiporter, producing the protein MHETDLLISLTLIVVFGTGAQWLSWKLRLPSILLLLASGFIAGPVLNVVDPDKLLGPLLFPFVSISVAVILFEGSLSLKLPELKQIGAVLGYILSVGVFITWGLIALGAYYILDFSVFASILLGAILVVTGPTVIGPLLRQIRPIGQVGPIARWEGIVIDPIGAVLAVLVFEAYAPLLSEGVNQSSIVALQNLLSTILYGGGIGAAAAIILAWVLKNHAVPDHLESLVTLLFVLTAFTASNLCQEESGLVAVTLMGVMLANSGVTLKHILEFKESLSLLLISGLFILLAARVELRSIVQLGWRGLAFVAFVILIVRPVAIFISTAFSQLNWKERLFLSWMAPRGIVAAAVSSVFAFKLSEYGTEGEQFVSATFMVIVGTVVVYGLTAFPLARKLGLASSNPQGVLLLGANELARAIGGAIQEAGIVVLLVDTNRWNIATARMEGLRTSSVNILDENAAHSLDLGGIGRFLALTPNDEVNSLGAMHFAELFGRANVFQLTPWRRAEKQERSVSHLRARFLFGEDYSYQTLVDRLDSGAVIKTTKLTSEFTFKDFQEAYGGDAIPLFTIHNSKLAILDSTSPEPKVGQKLIAIVDPQPASPSPTPPPTEEADA; encoded by the coding sequence GTGCACGAAACGGATCTTCTTATTTCGCTCACCCTGATCGTGGTATTCGGGACAGGTGCTCAGTGGCTGTCCTGGAAGCTTCGGCTGCCATCGATTCTGCTGTTGCTGGCGAGTGGATTCATTGCTGGCCCGGTCTTGAATGTCGTCGATCCAGACAAACTTCTGGGGCCTTTGCTCTTCCCGTTTGTTTCGATCAGCGTGGCGGTGATTCTTTTTGAGGGAAGCCTCTCGCTCAAGCTTCCAGAGCTGAAGCAGATCGGAGCAGTCCTAGGATACATCCTGAGTGTGGGTGTTTTCATCACATGGGGACTGATCGCACTCGGTGCCTACTACATTCTTGATTTCTCAGTATTCGCCTCGATTCTCCTGGGGGCGATCCTCGTCGTGACTGGACCAACGGTGATTGGCCCCCTGCTTCGGCAGATTCGTCCGATTGGACAAGTGGGACCCATCGCTCGATGGGAAGGTATTGTCATCGACCCGATTGGAGCTGTGCTCGCGGTTCTGGTTTTCGAAGCGTACGCTCCGTTGCTCTCAGAAGGTGTCAATCAGAGTTCCATCGTGGCTCTTCAGAATTTGCTTTCGACGATTCTCTACGGAGGAGGCATTGGAGCTGCTGCCGCGATTATTCTGGCATGGGTTTTGAAGAATCATGCTGTTCCTGACCACCTTGAATCACTGGTGACTTTGCTGTTTGTGCTGACAGCGTTCACAGCTTCGAACTTGTGTCAGGAGGAATCTGGGCTGGTAGCTGTCACTCTGATGGGAGTGATGCTCGCGAATTCTGGAGTGACTTTGAAACACATCCTGGAATTCAAGGAGAGCTTGAGTCTCCTGCTGATTTCGGGGTTGTTTATTCTGTTGGCCGCTCGAGTCGAACTTCGCTCGATTGTGCAACTTGGCTGGCGAGGGTTGGCGTTCGTCGCATTCGTCATCTTGATTGTTCGACCGGTCGCGATTTTCATTTCGACGGCATTTTCGCAGCTGAACTGGAAGGAACGACTGTTCCTGTCGTGGATGGCTCCGCGAGGAATTGTCGCGGCGGCGGTTTCTTCTGTCTTCGCGTTCAAACTTTCGGAATACGGAACTGAAGGCGAGCAATTCGTCTCCGCTACTTTCATGGTTATCGTTGGGACTGTGGTCGTCTACGGCCTGACTGCGTTTCCTCTCGCTCGTAAGCTCGGGTTAGCGTCATCGAACCCACAAGGTGTTCTCCTTTTGGGGGCGAACGAATTGGCCCGAGCTATCGGTGGAGCGATTCAGGAGGCAGGTATTGTCGTGTTGCTGGTTGATACCAACCGCTGGAATATCGCAACTGCGAGAATGGAGGGGCTTCGAACTTCTTCTGTGAACATTCTGGACGAAAACGCCGCTCACAGCCTCGATCTCGGGGGAATCGGCCGGTTCCTGGCACTGACCCCGAACGATGAAGTCAATTCTCTCGGAGCAATGCACTTCGCTGAGCTGTTCGGTCGTGCGAACGTCTTCCAACTTACTCCCTGGCGTCGTGCAGAAAAGCAAGAACGATCCGTTTCTCATCTTCGTGCACGGTTCTTGTTCGGAGAAGATTACAGCTATCAAACACTTGTCGATCGGCTCGATTCGGGGGCGGTCATCAAGACGACAAAACTGACGTCCGAATTCACGTTCAAAGACTTTCAGGAAGCGTACGGCGGCGACGCAATCCCGCTCTTCACAATTCACAACAGTAAGCTTGCGATCCTCGATTCGACATCTCCTGAACCCAAAGTGGGTCAGAAGCTCATCGCGATTGTTGATCCTCAGCCAGCTTCACCTTCTCCGACGCCTCCACCGACTGAAGAAGCTGATGCGTGA